A genomic stretch from Phocoena phocoena chromosome 9, mPhoPho1.1, whole genome shotgun sequence includes:
- the CCT8L2 gene encoding LOW QUALITY PROTEIN: T-complex protein 1 subunit theta-like 2 (The sequence of the model RefSeq protein was modified relative to this genomic sequence to represent the inferred CDS: inserted 4 bases in 3 codons; deleted 1 base in 1 codon; substituted 3 bases at 3 genomic stop codons), with protein sequence MDGRAPSAPELPERLVTAAAEEKHPLSSLATAHTLARVLRPCYGPXGVAELLVTAKRQTVVTGYGSAILRVLELEHPAARLLRLAVQSGDGVAFVVPPAQALLAQAERLLREAXAAAAADTLTLLPSLAIRALGPLEDPFEALHSVTNTHRMWLADCLTKMVAHACWAXREPTSGFQPERVRVCALPGARLEDSCLLPGLDPPGKPCGQVAMVMSGTRWLXWPAPXQPAGPIAPATARLSSPDDLTAFRKGSERLIEKQVAQLAAAAINVVVVWGKIDEETLTHADRCGLMVIQVKSRREMVYLSEVFGTPVMPYLLPPLAPRKCQRVYGQELGEGLAVVIEWETPGLTVVLREATAEGLRGAEXAAYQGIDDCFQLCQDPRLLPGAGATEMALAKMLSEKGTKLEGPSGPTFLAFAQALQSLPETLAEKAGLAVSDVMAEMNGAHLAGNFLIGVEVEGIINAAQEEVWDTLIAKAQGLRAVADVVLPLLTGHDIVVAKKSPTPHQDLKPEPKKAKDRPYPVKKRSPWNK encoded by the exons ATGGACGGCAGAGCCCCTTCGGCGCCTGAGCTGCCCGAACGGCTGGTGACTGCGGCGGCCGAGGAGAAGCACCCGCTGAGCAGCTTGGCCACGGCGCACACCTTGGCCAGAGTCCTGCGGCCCTGCTACGGCC CAGGCGTGGCAGAGCTCCTGGTCACCGCCAAACGACAAACCGTGGTCACAGGGTACGGCTCGGCCATCCTCCGGGTGCTGGAGCTGGAGCACCCCGCCGCCCGGCTGCTGCGGTTGGCGGTGCAGAGCGGCGACGGCGTGGCCTTCGTGGTGCCCCCGGCCCAGGCCCTGCTGGCGCAGGCCGAGCGCCTGCTGCGGGAGGCCTAGGCCGCGGCGGCCGCCGACACACTGACCCTGCTGCCGTCCCTGGCCATCCGGGCGCTGGGGCCTCTGGAGGACCCGTTCGAGGCCCTGCACTCGGTGACGAACACGCACAGGATGTGGCTGGCTGACTGCTTGACCAAGATGGTGGCTCATGCGTGCTGGG ACCGGGAGCCAACAAGCGGCTTCCAGCCGGAGCGCGTGCGCGTGTGCGCGCTG CCCGGGGCGCGGCTGGAGGACTCGTGCCTGCTCCCGGGCCTGGACCCGCCCGGCAAGCCCTGCGGCCAGGTGGCCATGGTGATGAGCGGCACCAGGTGGCTCTGATGGCCTGCGCC TCAGCCCGCCGGCCCCATTGCCCCGGCCACGGCTCGTCTCTCTAGTCCTGACGACCTGACCGCGTTCAGGAAGGGCAGCGAGAGGCTGATAGAAAAGCAGGTGGCCCAACTGGCAGCCGCGGCTATTAACGTGGTGGTGGTTTGGGGGAAAATTGACGAGGAGACCCTAACGCATGCTGACAGGTGCGGCCTCATGGTGATTCAGGTGAAGTCCCGGCGGGAGATGGTGTACCTGAGCGAGGTGTTTGGCACACCTGTGATGCCTTATCTGCTTCCTCCACTGGCGCCAAGGAAGTGTCAGAGGGTGTACgggcaggagctgggggaaggTTTGGCTGTGGTAATTGAGTGGGAAACTCCAGGCCTCACCGTGGTGCTCAGGGAGGCCACCGCTGAGGGGCTACGGGGTGCAGAGTAGGCTGCCTACCAGGGCATTGATGACTGTTTCCAGTTATGCCAGGATCCCAGACTGCTTCCAGGAGCTGGGGCCACAGAGATGGCTCTGGCAAAAATGCTCTCAGAGAAAGGAACCAAACTGGAAGGGCCCAGTGGTCCCACCTTCCTGGCATTTGCCCAGGCCCTGCAGTCTCTTCCTGAAACCCTGGCAGAGAAGGCAGGCTTAGCCGTCTCAGACGTGATGGCAGAAATGAACGGAGCTCACCTAGCTGGGAACTTCCTGATAGGAGTGGAGGTCGAAGGGATAATAAATGCGGCCCAGGAAGAGGTGTGGGACACCCTAATAGCCAAAGCCCAAGGACTTCGAGCCGTGGCTGACGTGGTACTACCGCTCCTGACTGGCCATGACATTGTAGTAGCCAAGAAAAGTCCCACACCTCACCAGGACCTGAAACCTGAACCTAAGAAGGCAAAGGATCGCCCATACCCCGTGAAAAAAAGGAGTCCTTGGAACAAATAA